One Lysobacter enzymogenes DNA segment encodes these proteins:
- a CDS encoding helix-turn-helix domain-containing protein codes for MSLDTTLRLLAKASGLSVTDLATAIPRAGANTVSAWLRGEKLPGRDQLDALARAFGVPAGALLAELASTLDPARTQGEHDLLAAYRALDTRQQGALLEVAASMAGTRRAAPARARKAPAKKASARKKAAR; via the coding sequence ATGTCGCTGGACACCACCCTGCGCCTGCTGGCCAAGGCCAGCGGCCTCAGCGTGACCGACCTGGCCACCGCGATCCCGCGCGCCGGCGCCAACACCGTCAGCGCCTGGCTGCGCGGCGAGAAGCTGCCCGGCCGCGACCAGCTCGACGCGCTCGCGCGCGCCTTCGGCGTCCCCGCCGGCGCGCTGCTGGCCGAACTGGCCAGCACCCTCGACCCGGCCCGCACCCAGGGCGAGCACGACCTGCTCGCCGCCTACCGCGCGCTCGACACCCGCCAGCAGGGCGCCCTGCTGGAAGTCGCCGCGAGCATGGCCGGCACCCGCCGCGCCGCGCCGGCGCGCGCGCGCAAGGCGCCGGCGAAGAAGGCTTCCGCCCGCAAGAAGGCCGCCCGATGA
- the moaB gene encoding molybdenum cofactor biosynthesis protein B — protein MTAERDFIPLNLCVLTVSDSRTLANDSSGDYLIQSLTDAGHRLVERKLLPDDRYKLRAAVSQWIADDGVDGILVTGGTGFTGRDSTPEALLPLLDKEMPGFGELFRAISFDEIGTSTLQSRAFAGLANATFLFCLPGSTSACRTAWEKIVSAQLDARTRPCNLATLRPRLKE, from the coding sequence ATGACCGCAGAACGCGATTTCATCCCCCTGAACCTGTGCGTGCTGACCGTCTCCGACAGCCGCACCCTCGCCAACGACAGCTCCGGCGACTACCTGATCCAGTCGCTGACCGACGCCGGCCACCGCCTGGTCGAACGCAAGCTGCTGCCGGACGATCGCTACAAGCTGCGCGCGGCGGTGTCGCAGTGGATCGCCGACGACGGCGTCGACGGCATCCTGGTCACCGGCGGCACCGGCTTCACCGGCCGCGATTCCACCCCCGAGGCGCTGCTGCCGCTGCTGGACAAGGAAATGCCGGGCTTCGGCGAACTGTTCCGCGCGATCAGCTTCGACGAGATCGGCACCTCGACCCTGCAGTCGCGCGCCTTCGCCGGGCTGGCCAACGCCACGTTCCTGTTCTGCCTGCCGGGTTCGACCTCGGCCTGCCGCACCGCCTGGGAAAAGATCGTCAGCGCGCAGCTCGACGCGCGCACCCGGCCGTGCAACCTCGCCACTTTGCGTCCCCGCCTCAAGGAGTGA
- a CDS encoding GAF domain-containing protein, with protein sequence MTDPKLQAAYDACAREPIHLSGAIQPHGVLLAFAPRSGEIVAASDNAGELFATDAQALLGQAIDELFDSHALELVRANAAASQPGDFPRLAGLVNAGAWGELHYLSVHVRAQLIHVELEPAARDSGEPLDAHAMIARLETGAQAAPFFQAVATQVRELTGYDRVMVYAFRRDHSGEVVAQALGGELSSYLGLRFPASDIPPQARALYLANRVRVIPDAGYAPVPVHTAAQAAPLDMSFDLLRSVSPIHLEYLRNMGVRASMSISLIVDGRLWGLIACHHPQPRPVGPRERIAADVFGRYVSLLLGTRNLKQIGAAEAAARLHRDRLEQALARSPSPWATLREQSEALLGALGADAAALVAGDGALLAGADFDPAALAPALAWARTHARHAPAGTAERADWNDAGHGPAGLFATPLDAGTGGWLLLLRNEQIEHVRWAGSPDDAYQLDAGRLTIGPRTSFAEWNQTVSGTAEPWSEEDAERAERVRLLLSRHLDAGAQREAAHGEAGGRLVRLDLHGHRRRLVRLANLLTDAADHLDASRRAQLEDAIAAMEAALASPADTERRAAG encoded by the coding sequence GTGACCGATCCGAAGCTGCAGGCCGCCTACGACGCTTGCGCGCGCGAGCCGATCCACCTCAGCGGCGCGATCCAGCCGCACGGCGTCCTGCTGGCGTTCGCGCCGCGCAGCGGCGAGATCGTGGCGGCGTCCGACAATGCCGGCGAACTGTTCGCGACCGACGCGCAGGCGCTGCTCGGCCAGGCCATCGACGAATTGTTCGACTCGCACGCGCTGGAACTGGTCCGGGCCAATGCCGCGGCCTCGCAGCCCGGCGACTTCCCGCGCCTGGCCGGCCTGGTCAACGCCGGCGCCTGGGGCGAACTGCACTATCTGTCGGTGCATGTGCGCGCGCAGCTGATCCACGTCGAACTGGAACCGGCCGCGCGCGACAGCGGCGAACCGCTCGACGCGCACGCGATGATCGCCCGGCTCGAGACCGGCGCGCAGGCCGCGCCGTTCTTCCAGGCCGTCGCCACGCAGGTGCGCGAGCTCACCGGCTACGACCGGGTCATGGTCTACGCGTTCCGCCGCGACCATTCCGGCGAAGTCGTGGCGCAGGCGCTCGGCGGGGAACTCAGTTCTTACCTGGGCCTGCGCTTTCCCGCGTCCGACATCCCGCCGCAGGCGCGCGCGCTGTACCTGGCCAACCGCGTGCGGGTGATCCCCGACGCCGGCTACGCGCCGGTGCCGGTGCATACCGCGGCGCAGGCCGCGCCGCTGGACATGAGCTTCGACCTGCTGCGCAGCGTCTCGCCGATCCATCTGGAGTACCTGCGCAACATGGGCGTGCGCGCGTCGATGTCGATCTCGCTGATCGTCGACGGCCGACTGTGGGGGCTGATCGCCTGCCACCATCCGCAGCCGCGTCCGGTCGGGCCGCGCGAGCGCATCGCCGCCGACGTGTTCGGCCGTTACGTGTCGCTGCTGCTGGGCACCCGCAACCTCAAGCAGATCGGCGCCGCCGAGGCGGCCGCGCGCCTGCATCGCGACCGCCTGGAGCAGGCGCTGGCGCGCTCGCCGTCGCCGTGGGCGACGCTGCGCGAACAGTCCGAGGCGCTGCTCGGCGCGCTCGGCGCCGACGCCGCGGCGCTGGTCGCCGGCGACGGCGCGCTGCTGGCCGGGGCCGACTTCGATCCGGCGGCGCTGGCGCCGGCCCTGGCCTGGGCGCGGACGCACGCGCGCCACGCCCCCGCCGGCACCGCCGAGCGCGCCGACTGGAACGACGCCGGGCACGGGCCGGCCGGCCTGTTCGCGACGCCGCTCGACGCCGGCACCGGCGGCTGGCTGCTGCTGTTGCGCAACGAACAGATCGAACACGTGCGCTGGGCCGGCTCGCCGGACGACGCCTACCAGCTCGACGCCGGCCGCCTGACCATCGGCCCGCGCACCAGCTTCGCCGAATGGAACCAGACCGTCAGCGGCACCGCCGAGCCGTGGTCGGAGGAAGACGCCGAGCGCGCCGAACGCGTGCGCCTGCTGCTGTCTCGCCACCTGGACGCCGGCGCGCAGCGCGAGGCCGCGCACGGCGAAGCCGGCGGGCGCCTGGTGCGGCTGGACCTGCACGGCCACCGCCGGCGCCTGGTGCGGCTGGCCAACCTGCTGACGGATGCGGCCGATCACCTGGACGCGTCCCGACGGGCGCAGCTCGAGGACGCGATCGCGGCGATGGAAGCCGCGCTGGCATCGCCCGCCGACACGGAGCGACGCGCGGCCGGTTGA
- a CDS encoding biliverdin-producing heme oxygenase translates to MDTLHQQLRSATAAQHRDLDAMLADSLDDRRGYLRYLLGMLSLVELLAPPPAAVDARSAWTEWFDPQRRALLHQDLRELGLLPLAYRPAALPASCWMGANYVLEGSALGARVLLRAAERLRLRDPRVPLAFLRHHARPGDRWPRFLDELQTLDGGLRDDAARGARHAFALVADALIEKESA, encoded by the coding sequence TTGGATACGCTGCACCAGCAATTGCGTAGCGCCACCGCCGCCCAGCATCGCGACCTCGACGCCATGCTGGCCGACAGCCTCGACGATCGTCGCGGCTACCTGCGCTACCTGCTCGGCATGCTGTCGCTGGTGGAACTGCTGGCGCCGCCGCCGGCCGCGGTCGACGCGCGTTCGGCCTGGACCGAATGGTTCGATCCGCAACGCCGCGCGCTGCTGCACCAGGACCTGCGCGAGCTGGGCCTGCTGCCGCTGGCGTACCGCCCGGCGGCGCTGCCGGCGTCGTGCTGGATGGGCGCGAACTACGTGCTGGAAGGATCCGCGCTCGGCGCGCGGGTGCTGCTGCGCGCGGCCGAGCGCCTGCGCCTGCGCGATCCGCGCGTGCCGCTCGCGTTCCTGCGCCACCATGCCCGGCCCGGCGACCGCTGGCCGCGCTTTCTCGACGAACTGCAGACGCTCGACGGCGGCTTGCGCGACGACGCCGCGCGCGGCGCGCGGCACGCGTTCGCCCTGGTCGCCGATGCGCTGATCGAAAAGGAGTCCGCGTGA
- a CDS encoding tetratricopeptide repeat protein yields the protein MGWVMLAEHELDAGDAASGEAAARRALALRPGHPEALARLGRAHWMLGRREDAVQSLRAAARAAPQHPGIAVWLAHALEDIGDAEGALAAYAHAYALAPQEPQLASYLLAWRRRLCDWRDLDRLARQVRDAVARAQASVEPFAFLSEDASAAEQRRCAALRAAVIARAVRPLPPAPARDAQAPVRAGFLSNGFGNHPTGLLTVALFEALRRRGGLELHLFALNRDDGSAIRRRLGAAADVLHEVAQQPHAMVADAIRRAGVDVLFDLRGWGGGGAPEVLAMRPAPVQVNWLAYPGTSAAPWIDYVLADRFVLPDALAADFSETAAWLPRCFQPSDTARVVAEPPDRAACGLPTHGVVFCCFNNSYKLNPRSVARALEVLRGVPGSVLWLLSGPGNADARLREFAAGRGLDPARLVFMRKQPHPDYLARLRHADLFLDTDPYNAHTTASDALWAGCPVLTVPGATFAARVAGSLNHHLGLAHMNVADDAAFVARAIALGNDRAALAALRAELAARRADSGVFDMDGFAVDFAAMTLAMARRQRKGEAPAPLQGPARP from the coding sequence ATGGGCTGGGTGATGCTGGCCGAGCATGAACTCGACGCCGGCGACGCCGCCTCCGGCGAAGCCGCCGCGCGGCGCGCGCTGGCGCTGCGTCCCGGCCATCCCGAGGCGCTGGCGCGGCTGGGCCGCGCGCACTGGATGCTCGGCCGCCGCGAGGACGCGGTGCAGAGCCTGCGCGCGGCCGCGCGCGCGGCGCCGCAGCATCCCGGCATCGCAGTGTGGCTGGCGCACGCGCTGGAAGACATCGGCGACGCCGAGGGCGCACTCGCCGCCTACGCCCACGCCTATGCGCTGGCGCCGCAGGAGCCGCAGCTGGCGTCCTATCTGTTGGCCTGGCGCCGGCGCCTGTGCGATTGGCGCGATCTCGACCGCCTCGCGCGCCAGGTGCGCGACGCGGTGGCGCGCGCGCAGGCCTCGGTGGAGCCGTTCGCGTTCCTCAGCGAAGACGCCAGCGCCGCCGAACAGCGTCGCTGCGCCGCGCTGCGCGCCGCGGTGATCGCGCGCGCGGTGCGGCCGCTGCCGCCGGCGCCCGCACGCGACGCGCAGGCGCCGGTGCGCGCCGGCTTCCTGTCCAACGGCTTCGGCAACCATCCCACCGGCTTGCTGACGGTGGCCCTGTTCGAAGCGCTGCGCCGCCGCGGCGGCCTGGAACTGCATCTGTTCGCGCTCAACCGCGACGACGGCAGCGCGATCCGGCGCCGCCTCGGCGCCGCCGCCGACGTCCTGCACGAAGTCGCGCAACAGCCGCACGCCATGGTCGCCGACGCGATCCGCCGCGCCGGCGTCGACGTCTTGTTCGACCTGCGCGGCTGGGGCGGCGGCGGCGCGCCGGAGGTGCTGGCGATGCGGCCGGCGCCGGTGCAGGTCAACTGGCTGGCCTACCCCGGCACCAGCGCGGCGCCGTGGATCGACTACGTGCTGGCCGACCGCTTCGTCCTGCCCGACGCGCTGGCCGCCGATTTCAGCGAGACCGCGGCGTGGCTGCCGCGCTGCTTCCAGCCCTCCGACACTGCCCGCGTCGTCGCCGAACCGCCCGACCGCGCCGCCTGCGGCCTGCCGACGCACGGCGTGGTGTTCTGCTGCTTCAACAACAGCTACAAGCTCAACCCGCGCAGCGTGGCGCGCGCGCTGGAGGTATTGCGCGGCGTGCCCGGCAGCGTGCTGTGGCTGCTGTCGGGCCCCGGCAACGCCGATGCGCGCCTGCGCGAGTTCGCCGCCGGCCGCGGCCTCGATCCGGCGCGGCTGGTGTTCATGCGCAAGCAGCCGCATCCGGACTATCTGGCGCGCCTGCGCCACGCCGACCTGTTCCTCGACACCGATCCCTACAACGCCCACACCACCGCCTCCGACGCGCTGTGGGCCGGCTGCCCGGTGTTGACCGTGCCCGGCGCGACCTTCGCCGCGCGCGTGGCCGGCAGCCTCAACCACCACCTCGGCCTGGCCCACATGAACGTCGCCGACGACGCCGCCTTCGTCGCCCGCGCGATCGCGCTCGGCAACGACCGCGCCGCGCTGGCGGCGCTGCGCGCGGAACTGGCGGCGCGGCGCGCGGACAGCGGCGTGTTCGACATGGACGGCTTCGCGGTCGACTTCGCCGCGATGACCCTGGCGATGGCGAGGCGCCAGCGCAAGGGCGAAGCGCCGGCGCCGCTGCAGGGGCCGGCTCGTCCCTAG
- a CDS encoding GNAT family N-acetyltransferase: MSLAIRRARSADLDLVAPLFDRYRHFYTRRDDAAVSRAFIGERLQRGDSVLLLAALDGADGAGFVQLYPTFSSVRAARVWVLNDLFVEPHARRRGVARALLDAAAAFARADGAARLELETDHDNAQAQALYDAAGWRRFDGTQRYQLPLAQA, from the coding sequence ATGAGCCTCGCCATCCGCCGCGCCCGTTCCGCCGATCTCGACCTGGTCGCGCCGCTGTTCGACCGCTACCGGCATTTCTATACCCGGCGCGACGACGCCGCGGTCTCGCGCGCCTTCATCGGCGAACGCCTGCAGCGCGGCGATTCGGTGCTGCTGCTGGCCGCGCTCGACGGCGCCGACGGCGCCGGCTTCGTCCAGCTGTATCCGACCTTCTCCTCGGTGCGCGCGGCGCGGGTGTGGGTGCTCAACGATCTGTTCGTCGAGCCGCACGCGCGCCGCCGCGGCGTCGCCCGCGCCCTGCTCGACGCCGCCGCCGCGTTCGCGCGCGCCGACGGCGCCGCGCGCCTGGAACTGGAAACCGACCACGACAACGCTCAGGCCCAGGCGCTGTACGACGCCGCCGGCTGGCGGCGCTTCGACGGCACCCAGCGTTACCAGCTGCCGCTGGCGCAGGCCTGA
- the prfA gene encoding peptide chain release factor 1 — MTPSLRRKLEALAERREELERLLADPGVIGDNERFRKCSREFAQLEPVALALAAETQAKADLAAAEAMRADPELRELAEEEIASAQERLQRLDVELMAHLIPKDPRDDGDLYLEVRAGTGGDEAAIFAGDLFRMYSRYAERQGWKVEVESANPGEHGGYKEVIARVEGRGAYSRLKFESGTHRVQRVPETESQGRIHTSAATVAIIAVEPEGEPIEINPADLKIDTFRSSGAGGQHVNKTESAIRITHVPSGVVVENQTERSQHANRDKALKRLQAMLADAAAAKAAAAQAQDRRLQVGSGDRSQRIRTYNFPQGRITDHRVEGLTLYDLPNVIAGDLDGLIGRLLHEHQADELARLSANT, encoded by the coding sequence ATGACTCCCAGCCTGCGCCGCAAACTCGAAGCCCTGGCCGAGCGCCGCGAAGAGCTCGAACGCCTGCTCGCCGACCCCGGCGTGATCGGCGACAACGAGCGCTTCCGCAAATGCTCGCGCGAGTTCGCCCAGCTCGAACCTGTGGCGCTGGCGCTGGCCGCCGAGACCCAGGCCAAGGCCGACCTGGCCGCGGCCGAAGCGATGCGCGCCGACCCGGAACTGCGCGAGCTGGCCGAGGAAGAAATCGCCTCCGCGCAGGAACGGCTGCAACGGCTCGACGTCGAGCTGATGGCGCACCTGATCCCCAAGGACCCGCGCGACGACGGCGACCTGTACCTGGAAGTGCGCGCCGGCACCGGCGGCGACGAGGCGGCGATCTTCGCCGGCGACCTGTTCCGGATGTATTCGCGCTACGCCGAGCGCCAGGGCTGGAAGGTCGAGGTCGAGTCGGCCAATCCCGGCGAGCACGGCGGCTACAAGGAAGTCATCGCCCGGGTCGAAGGCCGCGGCGCGTATTCCAGGCTCAAGTTCGAATCCGGCACCCACCGCGTGCAGCGCGTGCCGGAAACCGAATCGCAGGGCCGCATCCACACCTCGGCCGCGACCGTGGCGATCATCGCGGTGGAACCGGAAGGCGAGCCGATCGAGATCAATCCGGCCGACCTGAAGATCGACACCTTCCGTTCCTCCGGCGCCGGCGGCCAGCACGTCAACAAGACCGAATCGGCGATCCGCATCACCCACGTCCCCAGCGGCGTGGTGGTCGAGAACCAGACCGAGCGCAGCCAGCACGCCAACCGCGACAAGGCGCTCAAGCGCCTGCAGGCGATGCTCGCCGACGCCGCCGCGGCCAAGGCCGCCGCCGCGCAGGCGCAGGACCGACGCCTGCAGGTCGGCAGCGGCGACCGCAGCCAGCGCATCCGCACCTACAACTTCCCGCAGGGCCGGATCACCGACCACCGGGTCGAGGGGCTGACCTTGTACGACCTGCCGAATGTGATCGCCGGCGACCTGGACGGCCTGATCGGACGCTTGCTGCACGAGCACCAGGCCGACGAACTGGCGCGGCTGTCGGCCAACACGTAA
- the hemA gene encoding glutamyl-tRNA reductase: MSLFVLGLNHQTAPVSLRERVAFAGDAVPAALAALRALAPVREVALLSTCNRTEIYAVAEDDGRALADWLARHPDDAGDLHGYLYRHRDAEAVRHLFRVATGLDSLVLGEPQILGQVKDAWAAARGAGTLGGQLDRLFQQAFSTAKRARTDTRIGANPVSVASAAVRLAQESFARLEDSSVLLVGAGETVELAARHLVQAKAKRLLIANRTLAHAQDLATRHGGVALPLSELERHLAEADIVLSATASREPILRKPQVAAALAARKHRPMLLLDLAVPRDIAADVAELKDVFLYTVDDLERAIEDNRRSRREAATEAEAIVELQVARFVETLAASTRTAPIKRLRDHGEAAREEVLAKAQAQLAAGQDPGEVLNFLAHTLTNRLLHAPTIALREAALTGNPELARAADKLFPAAGGMGTRSQEPGTGDSETAQAESLRDR, from the coding sequence ATGAGCCTGTTCGTCCTCGGCCTCAATCATCAGACCGCGCCGGTCAGCCTGCGCGAACGGGTGGCGTTCGCCGGCGACGCGGTGCCGGCGGCGCTGGCGGCGCTGCGCGCGCTGGCGCCGGTGCGCGAGGTGGCGCTGTTGTCGACCTGCAACCGCACCGAGATCTACGCGGTCGCCGAGGACGACGGCCGCGCCCTGGCCGACTGGCTGGCCCGTCATCCCGACGATGCCGGCGACCTGCACGGCTACCTCTACCGCCATCGCGACGCCGAGGCCGTGCGCCATCTGTTCCGGGTCGCCACCGGCCTGGATTCGCTGGTGCTCGGCGAGCCGCAGATCCTCGGCCAGGTCAAGGACGCCTGGGCCGCCGCGCGCGGCGCCGGCACCCTCGGCGGCCAGCTCGACCGGCTGTTCCAGCAGGCGTTCTCGACCGCCAAGCGCGCGCGCACCGACACCCGCATCGGCGCCAACCCGGTGTCGGTGGCCTCGGCCGCGGTGCGGCTGGCGCAGGAATCGTTCGCGCGCCTGGAAGATTCCAGCGTGCTGCTGGTCGGCGCCGGCGAGACCGTCGAGCTGGCCGCGCGCCACCTGGTCCAGGCCAAGGCGAAGCGCCTGCTGATCGCCAACCGCACCCTCGCCCACGCCCAGGACCTGGCCACCCGCCACGGCGGCGTGGCGCTGCCGCTGAGCGAACTCGAACGCCACCTGGCCGAGGCCGACATCGTGCTGTCGGCCACCGCCAGCCGCGAACCGATCCTGCGCAAGCCGCAGGTCGCCGCGGCGCTGGCCGCGCGCAAGCACCGGCCGATGCTGCTGCTGGACCTGGCCGTGCCGCGCGACATCGCCGCCGACGTGGCCGAGTTGAAGGACGTGTTCCTGTACACCGTGGACGACCTGGAACGCGCGATCGAAGACAACCGCCGCAGCCGCCGCGAGGCGGCGACCGAGGCCGAGGCTATCGTCGAACTGCAGGTGGCGCGCTTCGTCGAGACCCTGGCGGCGAGCACCCGCACCGCGCCGATCAAGCGCCTGCGCGACCACGGCGAGGCCGCGCGCGAGGAAGTGCTGGCCAAGGCGCAGGCGCAGCTCGCCGCGGGCCAGGACCCCGGCGAAGTGCTCAACTTCCTCGCCCATACCCTGACCAACCGCCTGCTGCACGCGCCGACGATCGCGCTGCGCGAAGCGGCGCTGACCGGCAATCCGGAACTCGCGCGCGCGGCCGACAAACTGTTCCCTGCGGCCGGCGGGATGGGAACCCGGAGCCAGGAACCGGGAACCGGAGACAGCGAAACGGCGCAAGCCGAATCGCTGCGCGATCGTTAG
- a CDS encoding tetratricopeptide repeat protein — protein MCGCSAGAASAAAPAAEPSAAALAATRATIQAQAAKDPVGASLEPLLAGEFALQAGRLNEAAESYLQAARAAADPVLAERATTIALVARQDAVAADSLALWRKLGGQGSVYAAAEATLSLRRGDERAALRQLNALMTSEPETGWRQALGVLTAGSKDPKQTARMVEKIVAGGRLPPRNLMAWVAFGGLSQRLDQPKLTDRIVEEVVKRFPGEPRVALLRVSQMRDEGKSDEAAKLLATLVPLADGDNNLRALIAEQYEGLNDFQNVAAVLARGPQDDQTYALRASYLARADDKPTLTALYDELSASATKPDPARRLLLGQLAEYLERYDEALGWYRGVPGGPQRELARLRAANMLHKLKRADEAYGALRAIQSDASAEDDTRRDAYILEANLRAEDKNIGGENEAFARGLAAFPDEPEILYARALSWERRDDVARAEADFRRILVAEPDSVAALNALGYTLADRTNRYQEALELIERARAAEPDNAAIVDSYGWVLYRLGRVKEAEVELRRALTMQKDAEIAAHLAELLWETGRRDEARKYFEQGRKIDAENRSLQRALQKYGV, from the coding sequence GTGTGCGGCTGCAGCGCCGGCGCCGCGTCCGCCGCGGCGCCGGCCGCCGAGCCCAGCGCGGCGGCGCTGGCCGCGACCCGCGCCACGATCCAGGCGCAGGCCGCCAAGGACCCGGTCGGCGCCTCGCTGGAGCCGCTGCTGGCCGGCGAATTCGCACTGCAGGCGGGCCGGTTGAACGAGGCCGCCGAGTCCTACCTGCAGGCCGCGCGCGCGGCCGCCGACCCGGTCCTGGCCGAACGCGCCACCACCATCGCCCTGGTCGCGCGCCAGGATGCGGTGGCGGCCGATTCGCTGGCCCTGTGGCGCAAGCTCGGCGGCCAGGGCTCGGTCTACGCCGCGGCCGAGGCGACCCTGTCGCTGCGCCGCGGCGACGAACGCGCCGCGCTGCGCCAGCTCAACGCGCTGATGACCTCCGAGCCCGAGACCGGCTGGCGCCAGGCGCTGGGCGTGCTCACCGCCGGTTCCAAGGACCCCAAGCAGACCGCGCGGATGGTCGAGAAGATCGTCGCCGGCGGGCGCCTGCCGCCGCGCAACCTGATGGCCTGGGTCGCCTTCGGCGGCCTGTCCCAGCGCCTGGACCAGCCCAAGCTCACCGACCGCATCGTCGAGGAAGTGGTCAAGCGCTTCCCGGGCGAGCCGCGGGTGGCGCTGCTGCGGGTCAGCCAGATGCGCGACGAAGGCAAGAGCGACGAGGCCGCCAAACTGCTGGCGACCCTGGTGCCGCTGGCCGACGGCGACAACAACCTGCGCGCGCTGATCGCCGAGCAGTACGAAGGCCTCAACGATTTCCAGAACGTCGCCGCGGTGCTCGCGCGCGGCCCGCAGGACGACCAGACCTACGCCCTGCGCGCGTCCTACCTGGCCCGCGCCGACGACAAGCCGACCCTGACCGCGCTGTACGACGAACTCAGCGCCAGCGCGACCAAGCCCGACCCGGCCCGGCGCCTGCTGCTGGGCCAGCTGGCCGAGTACCTGGAGCGCTACGACGAAGCGCTGGGCTGGTACCGCGGCGTGCCCGGCGGCCCGCAGCGCGAGCTGGCGCGGCTGCGCGCGGCCAACATGCTGCACAAGCTCAAGCGCGCCGACGAAGCCTACGGCGCGCTGCGCGCGATCCAGTCCGACGCCTCGGCCGAGGACGACACCCGCCGCGACGCCTACATCCTGGAAGCCAACCTGCGCGCCGAGGACAAGAACATCGGCGGCGAGAACGAGGCCTTCGCCCGCGGCCTGGCCGCGTTCCCGGACGAGCCGGAGATCCTCTACGCGCGCGCCCTGAGCTGGGAACGCCGCGACGACGTCGCCCGCGCCGAAGCCGATTTCCGCCGCATCCTGGTCGCCGAACCCGACAGCGTCGCCGCGCTCAACGCGCTCGGTTACACCCTGGCCGACCGCACCAACCGTTACCAGGAAGCGCTGGAATTGATCGAGCGCGCGCGCGCCGCCGAGCCGGACAACGCCGCCATCGTCGACAGCTACGGCTGGGTGCTGTATCGCCTGGGCCGGGTCAAGGAGGCCGAAGTCGAACTGCGCCGCGCCCTGACCATGCAGAAGGACGCCGAGATCGCCGCGCACCTGGCCGAACTGCTGTGGGAGACCGGCCGCCGCGACGAAGCGCGCAAGTACTTCGAGCAGGGCCGCAAGATCGACGCCGAAAACCGCTCGCTGCAGCGGGCGCTGCAGAAGTACGGGGTATGA
- the lolB gene encoding lipoprotein insertase outer membrane protein LolB produces the protein MSAMTEVVVAARVRLVAGLLLTALLAACAGPGVRPGAPAGQVVPAADAAEREAARSARVRAAADWSLTGRIAVSNAGKGGSGRIEWSQRGAGFDVALSAPVTRQSWRLSGAPGSARLEGLDGGPREGADAAELLFQATGWDIPVAALGDWLRGLAAGGDGGDARILPGPDGRPQSIAQGGWTIAYEWPATGDLPTRLDARRDSARVRLIVDRWQGGAAEAATP, from the coding sequence ATGAGCGCGATGACAGAGGTGGTGGTCGCCGCCCGCGTCCGCCTGGTCGCGGGATTGCTGCTGACCGCCTTGCTGGCGGCCTGCGCCGGACCGGGCGTGCGTCCCGGCGCGCCGGCGGGGCAGGTGGTGCCGGCCGCGGACGCGGCCGAACGCGAGGCCGCGCGCTCGGCCCGCGTGCGCGCCGCGGCCGACTGGTCGCTGACCGGCCGCATCGCTGTGTCCAACGCCGGCAAGGGCGGCAGCGGCCGGATCGAATGGAGCCAACGCGGCGCCGGCTTCGATGTCGCCCTGAGCGCGCCGGTCACCCGCCAGAGCTGGCGCCTGAGCGGCGCGCCCGGCAGCGCCCGCCTGGAAGGTCTCGACGGCGGCCCGCGCGAAGGCGCGGATGCGGCCGAGCTGCTGTTCCAGGCCACCGGCTGGGACATTCCGGTCGCCGCGCTCGGCGACTGGCTGCGCGGCCTGGCCGCGGGCGGCGACGGCGGCGACGCCCGCATCCTTCCCGGCCCCGACGGCCGTCCGCAATCGATCGCCCAGGGCGGCTGGACCATCGCCTACGAATGGCCCGCTACCGGCGACCTGCCCACGCGCCTAGACGCGCGCCGCGACTCGGCGCGGGTGCGGCTGATCGTCGATCGATGGCAGGGCGGGGCGGCCGAGGCCGCGACGCCCTGA